One genomic window of Candidatus Eremiobacteraceae bacterium includes the following:
- a CDS encoding YceI family protein, with the protein MRRIGLLVSVFFLLNAGVAQAAVHQIDATRSKMTVYVYRSGLFAFAADNHQINAPIGSGEFDDPLTSVSLVVPAAQLTVVDPRSSADRRSQVQAKMLGPDVLDSARYPTIEFKSTSIEGSADKGWSVSGLLALHGTVRPIVVSATESGGHFHGTVWLKQTDFGISPITLVGGTVKVKNDVRIDFDIVAL; encoded by the coding sequence ATGAGACGGATCGGGCTGCTCGTCAGCGTGTTTTTCCTCCTCAACGCCGGGGTGGCTCAGGCTGCGGTGCATCAGATCGACGCAACGCGGTCGAAGATGACGGTCTACGTCTATCGCAGCGGACTGTTCGCGTTCGCCGCAGATAACCATCAGATCAACGCGCCGATCGGTTCGGGCGAGTTCGACGATCCGCTGACGTCCGTGTCGTTGGTCGTGCCCGCCGCGCAGCTGACGGTGGTCGACCCGCGAAGCTCCGCCGACCGGCGATCGCAGGTCCAGGCCAAGATGCTCGGGCCGGACGTGCTCGACAGCGCCCGCTATCCGACGATCGAGTTCAAATCGACGAGCATCGAGGGTTCAGCGGATAAAGGCTGGTCCGTCAGCGGCCTGCTTGCGCTCCATGGTACGGTACGCCCCATCGTCGTGAGCGCGACCGAGAGCGGCGGTCATTTCCACGGTACCGTGTGGCTCAAGCAGACCGATTTCGGCATCAGCCCGATCACGCTCGTGGGCGGCACCGTCAAAGTGAAGAACGACGTCAGGATAGACTTCGACATCGTCGCTCTCTAA